The following coding sequences are from one Gammaproteobacteria bacterium window:
- the rpoE gene encoding RNA polymerase sigma factor RpoE has product MGEDGVDRTLVERVQRGDKRAFDLLVLKYQHKLVKLVSRYVRDPSEVMDVVQEAFIKAYRALPSFRGESAFYTWIYRIAINTAKNYLVAQGRRPPDGDIDSSDVDQIEGETELKDNATPERLLLRDEIEETVMDAIAQLPEDLRVAITLRELEGLSYEEIAEAMDCPVGTVRSRIFRAREAINKRLQPLLD; this is encoded by the coding sequence GTGGGCGAGGACGGCGTTGACCGCACACTCGTCGAGCGTGTCCAGCGCGGCGACAAGCGGGCTTTCGATTTGCTTGTGCTCAAGTATCAGCACAAGCTGGTCAAGCTGGTCTCGCGCTACGTGCGTGACCCTTCCGAAGTCATGGATGTCGTCCAGGAGGCCTTCATCAAGGCCTACAGGGCGTTGCCGAGTTTCCGGGGCGAGAGCGCGTTCTACACGTGGATCTACCGCATCGCCATCAATACGGCCAAGAACTATCTCGTGGCGCAGGGTCGGCGGCCCCCGGACGGGGACATCGATTCGAGCGACGTCGATCAGATCGAGGGAGAGACCGAGCTCAAGGACAACGCGACGCCCGAACGGCTGCTGCTGCGCGACGAGATCGAAGAGACCGTCATGGACGCGATCGCACAGTTGCCGGAGGACCTTCGAGTCGCCATCACCCTGCGCGAGCTCGAGGGGCTCAGCTACGAGGAGATCGCCGAGGCGATGGACTGTCCGGTAGGAACGGTACGATCCCGCATCTTCCGCGCCCGGGAGGCGATCAACAAACGCCTGCAACCGCTTCTGGATTAG
- a CDS encoding sigma-E factor negative regulatory protein: MTEVNHERISALVDGELGRAEALSLLSRIEGDPDLRRVWERYHRIGDAVRAQPAPSIPAGQLLDRVRMAVAAEPTLYRFPTLRRGALRPLAGLALAASVAVVAVLGVRSFLDDPGLGAGAVAQRDAAPELGVPLQAGPGLGLVSAREASGLMDARLSRYVINHSELAGPNVHGMLPYARIVAHDAGR, encoded by the coding sequence ATGACCGAGGTCAATCACGAGCGGATATCGGCACTGGTCGATGGTGAGCTCGGCCGGGCCGAAGCCCTGTCGTTGCTGAGCCGGATCGAGGGCGACCCCGACTTGCGGCGAGTCTGGGAGCGCTATCACCGCATCGGGGACGCCGTGCGGGCCCAGCCGGCTCCCTCCATTCCCGCCGGGCAGCTCCTCGATCGGGTCCGGATGGCGGTCGCAGCCGAGCCGACGCTGTACCGATTCCCCACCTTGCGCCGGGGGGCCTTGCGGCCGCTGGCGGGGCTCGCCCTCGCGGCGTCGGTCGCGGTGGTGGCCGTCCTCGGGGTTCGCTCCTTCCTCGACGACCCGGGGCTCGGGGCCGGCGCGGTCGCGCAACGGGATGCGGCGCCGGAGCTGGGCGTGCCGCTCCAGGCCGGGCCGGGACTGGGTCTCGTTTCGGCGCGCGAGGCGTCGGGGCTGATGGACGCGCGGCTGAGCCGTTACGTGATCAATCACAGCGAGCTCGCGGGACCGAACGTGCACGGAATGCTGCCCTACGCCAGGATCGTCGCCCACGATGCGGGACGGTAG
- a CDS encoding MucB/RseB C-terminal domain-containing protein, with amino-acid sequence MRDGRDNAPGAGPLRRLWIGITLALAAQLAAASSAGDQDPSWWLERMPVAARTLNYDGVFVYRHAGGMETIRVIHRVVDGNEQERLTSLDGDRREVLRGPDRVTCIWSGNKSVLVDESRRRGLLGSALFQADDRLRQQYRLEMGGQARIAGRAARELRVAPVDEFRYGYRLWLDVGSALLLKAQLLDEKAAVLEELLFTRIELPEEIPDNVLEPEVASEGFDRHTTAGPAAPAPAPKTAPPHWAVGWVPPGFHETGYSREPLAGGQTPVDHLVFSDGLAAFSVYVERVTGDRKPFEGLSQMGALTAYGKRLGEFQVTVVGDVPRVTVDRVGRSVQRR; translated from the coding sequence ATGCGGGACGGTAGAGACAACGCCCCAGGCGCCGGTCCTCTGCGCCGGCTCTGGATAGGGATCACCCTGGCGCTGGCCGCCCAACTGGCCGCCGCCAGCTCGGCCGGGGACCAGGACCCCTCGTGGTGGCTCGAGCGCATGCCCGTGGCCGCCCGGACCCTGAACTACGACGGCGTATTCGTGTATCGGCACGCCGGTGGGATGGAGACCATCCGCGTGATTCACCGGGTGGTCGACGGCAATGAACAGGAGAGACTGACCTCCCTCGACGGTGACCGGCGCGAGGTCCTGCGGGGCCCCGATCGCGTCACGTGCATCTGGTCGGGCAACAAATCCGTGCTGGTCGACGAGAGCCGCAGGCGCGGGTTGCTCGGGAGCGCCCTGTTCCAGGCCGACGACCGGCTGCGCCAGCAGTACCGGCTGGAGATGGGGGGGCAGGCCCGGATCGCGGGGCGCGCCGCGCGGGAACTCCGGGTGGCGCCGGTGGACGAGTTCCGCTACGGGTACCGCCTGTGGCTGGACGTGGGCAGTGCCCTGCTCCTCAAGGCCCAGTTGCTCGATGAAAAGGCTGCGGTTCTCGAGGAGCTCCTGTTCACGCGGATCGAACTGCCCGAGGAGATCCCCGACAACGTCCTCGAGCCCGAGGTCGCCAGCGAGGGGTTCGACCGGCACACCACTGCCGGCCCGGCGGCGCCGGCCCCGGCCCCGAAGACGGCCCCGCCGCACTGGGCGGTGGGCTGGGTACCCCCGGGGTTTCATGAGACGGGTTACTCGAGAGAGCCCCTGGCGGGCGGGCAGACGCCGGTGGATCACCTCGTTTTCAGCGATGGGCTCGCAGCATTCTCCGTCTACGTGGAGCGGGTCACCGGGGACCGCAAGCCGTTCGAGGGGCTCTCCCAGATGGGTGCGCTCACGGCCTACGGAAAGCGGCTCGGGGAGTTCCAGGTCACGGTCGTCGGAGACGTGCCGCGGGTCACGGTGGACCGCGTCGGCCGCTCGGTGCAGAGGCGATGA
- a CDS encoding SoxR reducing system RseC family protein codes for MTAALEEVATVVAVDGDFVLLEVERGGGCGACALKGSCGVSALSSAFGHRAVELRLRNTLGACAGEKVLLSIDETAVARGSATVYAVPLTGLVAGAGIGHWLGTRFGLSLDGMAAMGGLLGLLLGAALAWWIGKGARGDARFEPVLRRRLPG; via the coding sequence ATGACGGCGGCGCTCGAGGAGGTCGCGACTGTCGTGGCAGTCGACGGGGACTTCGTCCTGCTCGAGGTGGAGCGGGGCGGGGGCTGCGGGGCTTGCGCCCTGAAGGGCTCGTGCGGGGTCAGCGCGCTCTCCTCGGCCTTCGGGCACCGGGCGGTGGAATTGCGCCTGCGCAACACGCTTGGCGCGTGTGCCGGGGAAAAGGTGCTGCTCTCGATTGACGAGACGGCAGTCGCCCGGGGCTCGGCGACGGTATACGCTGTGCCTTTGACGGGGCTCGTGGCCGGGGCAGGCATCGGCCACTGGCTCGGCACTCGGTTCGGCCTTTCGCTGGATGGAATGGCGGCCATGGGGGGGCTCCTCGGGCTCCTGCTCGGGGCTGCCCTCGCCTGGTGGATTGGCAAGGGTGCAAGGGGCGATGCGCGCTTCGAGCCCGTGCTCCGGCGCCGGCTACCGGGCTGA
- a CDS encoding DegQ family serine endoprotease — MKAIRAVNAGVARVALLLVGMAAAVPVTHARDGLPEFTWLVDKYGPAVVNISTTQSKASPHGLPKGLELPKGLEIPDIPEDSPFYEFFRRFFGEGGQPEEFDAQSLGSGFIISSDGFILTNHHVVRSADEVVVRLTDRRELTAEVVGSDERSDVALLKVKATDLPTVKLGTSAKLRVGEWVLAIGSPFGFDYSATAGIVSAMGRSLPSENYVPFIQTDVAINPGNSGGPLFNLEGEVVGVNSQIYSRTGGFMGLSFAIPIDVAVDVVDQLKGQGRVSRGWLGVLIQDVNRELAESFGMDRPRGALVARVLPSSPASEAGFQVGDIVLEFDGKAVVQSSDLPPIVGKARVGVRAPVKVLREGKPVQLSVTIAELPEEKEVRARSGGPGGPATDSRLGLTVQELTREQREELEVKEGGVLVTQVADGPAHRAGVRQGDVLLMLNGVQLKGTAHFRELAGGLPSDRSVPLLVQRRGNPLFLALKLR, encoded by the coding sequence ATGAAAGCGATTCGAGCCGTAAACGCAGGTGTGGCGCGTGTCGCGCTGTTGCTGGTGGGGATGGCGGCTGCCGTTCCCGTGACGCATGCCCGGGACGGTCTGCCCGAGTTCACGTGGCTCGTGGACAAGTACGGTCCGGCCGTGGTGAACATCTCCACGACCCAGAGCAAGGCGTCGCCCCACGGCCTGCCCAAGGGGCTGGAGCTGCCGAAGGGACTCGAGATCCCCGACATCCCCGAGGACAGCCCCTTCTATGAATTCTTCCGCCGGTTCTTCGGAGAGGGCGGCCAGCCGGAGGAGTTCGACGCTCAGTCGCTCGGTTCGGGCTTCATCATCTCCAGCGATGGCTTCATCCTGACCAACCACCACGTCGTACGCTCCGCCGACGAGGTGGTGGTGCGGCTGACTGACCGGCGGGAGCTCACCGCGGAGGTCGTGGGCAGCGACGAGCGCAGCGACGTGGCGCTGCTGAAGGTCAAGGCCACAGACTTGCCGACGGTGAAGCTCGGTACTTCGGCGAAGCTCCGGGTCGGCGAGTGGGTGCTCGCCATCGGCTCGCCCTTCGGCTTCGACTACTCCGCGACCGCCGGGATCGTGAGCGCCATGGGGCGCAGTCTCCCCTCCGAGAACTACGTTCCCTTCATCCAGACGGACGTGGCCATCAACCCGGGGAATTCGGGCGGCCCGCTCTTCAACCTGGAAGGGGAGGTGGTCGGGGTCAACTCGCAGATCTACAGCCGCACGGGTGGTTTCATGGGGCTGTCGTTCGCGATTCCCATCGACGTGGCCGTGGACGTCGTCGACCAGTTGAAGGGCCAGGGACGGGTGAGCAGGGGCTGGCTCGGCGTTCTCATCCAGGACGTCAACCGCGAGCTCGCGGAGTCTTTCGGGATGGACCGCCCGCGCGGCGCCCTGGTCGCGCGCGTGCTGCCATCCAGCCCGGCGAGCGAGGCCGGATTCCAGGTCGGAGACATCGTGCTGGAGTTCGACGGCAAGGCGGTGGTGCAGTCATCGGACCTTCCGCCCATCGTCGGCAAGGCGCGGGTCGGAGTCCGGGCACCGGTCAAGGTGCTGCGCGAGGGCAAGCCCGTTCAGTTGTCCGTGACCATCGCGGAGCTGCCCGAGGAGAAGGAAGTCCGGGCGCGTTCCGGGGGACCGGGGGGGCCCGCCACGGATTCGCGCCTCGGGCTCACGGTGCAGGAGTTGACTCGCGAGCAGCGTGAGGAGCTCGAGGTCAAGGAGGGCGGGGTGCTCGTTACGCAGGTCGCCGACGGTCCGGCGCATCGCGCCGGTGTGCGGCAAGGGGACGTGCTGCTGATGCTGAACGGCGTCCAGCTGAAAGGAACGGCACACTTCCGCGAGTTGGCCGGCGGCCTGCCGTCCGACCGCTCGGTGCCGCTGCTGGTGCAGCGGCGTGGAAACCCGCTGTTCCTCGCGCTCAAGTTGCGCTGA
- the lepA gene encoding translation elongation factor 4, which translates to MDHIRNFSIIAHIDHGKSTLADRLIESCGGLSRREMAAQVLDSMDLERERGITIKAQSVTLSYKARDGRVYELNIIDTPGHVDFSYEVSRSLAACEGALLVVDAAQGVEAQSVANCYKAIEQGLEVVPVLNKIDLPAAEPARVIQEIEEIIGIEAQNALRVSAKTGEGVPDLLEAILVRIPPPVGNPDGPLKALIVDSWFDNYLGVVSLIRVVDGRVTAGQRVRVMATGVSAEVGKLGIFAPKPRDRTVLETGEVGFMVAGIKDIHGAPVGDTITDDRRPAQAPLPGFKAVKPQVFAGLYPVDSADYEAFREALGKLRLNDSALQYEPENSQALGFGFRCGFLGLLHMDIVQERLEREYHLDLITSAPTVVYEVVTTGGETLRVENPADLPAANRIAEIREPIVQANMLMPPEHLGNVINLCIEKRGVQRSLQYLGRQVALVYELPLSEVVLDFFDRLKSLSRGYASLDYQFVRFQAADLVKLDILVNAERVDALSIIVHRDQAFARGRDLCERMREIIPRQMYEVAIQAAIGSHIVARQSVKALRKNVTAKCYGGDVTRKRKLLEKQKAGKRRMKQFGKIEIPQEAFLAVLQVGKKT; encoded by the coding sequence ATGGATCACATTCGAAACTTCTCAATCATCGCCCACATCGATCACGGCAAGTCGACCCTTGCCGATCGCCTGATCGAGTCGTGCGGTGGACTCAGCCGGAGGGAGATGGCGGCGCAGGTTCTCGACTCGATGGACCTCGAGCGGGAGCGCGGAATCACGATCAAGGCCCAGAGTGTCACGCTCAGCTACAAGGCGCGCGACGGCCGGGTGTACGAACTGAACATCATCGACACCCCGGGCCACGTCGATTTCTCCTATGAGGTCTCCCGTTCGCTCGCCGCCTGCGAGGGGGCGCTGCTGGTCGTCGACGCGGCTCAGGGCGTAGAGGCGCAGAGCGTCGCCAACTGCTACAAGGCGATCGAGCAGGGCCTCGAAGTGGTGCCGGTGCTCAACAAGATCGACCTGCCCGCCGCGGAGCCGGCGCGAGTCATCCAGGAGATCGAAGAGATCATCGGGATCGAGGCGCAGAACGCCCTGCGGGTGAGCGCCAAGACCGGGGAGGGGGTGCCCGACCTGCTCGAGGCCATCCTCGTGCGGATCCCGCCTCCGGTGGGCAATCCCGACGGCCCGCTCAAGGCTCTCATCGTGGATTCCTGGTTCGACAACTACCTGGGCGTCGTGTCGCTCATTCGTGTCGTCGACGGGCGGGTGACGGCCGGGCAGCGCGTGCGGGTCATGGCGACCGGTGTCTCGGCCGAGGTTGGAAAGCTCGGAATCTTCGCTCCGAAGCCGCGCGACCGGACGGTCCTCGAGACGGGAGAGGTCGGGTTCATGGTCGCGGGGATCAAGGACATCCACGGGGCGCCGGTCGGGGACACCATCACCGACGACCGCCGTCCCGCCCAGGCGCCGCTCCCCGGCTTCAAGGCTGTAAAGCCCCAGGTCTTCGCTGGCCTCTACCCGGTTGACTCCGCGGACTACGAGGCCTTTCGTGAGGCGCTCGGCAAGCTGCGCCTGAACGACTCCGCGCTGCAGTACGAGCCGGAGAACTCCCAGGCGCTCGGCTTCGGGTTCCGGTGCGGTTTCCTCGGGCTGCTGCACATGGACATCGTCCAGGAGCGGCTCGAGCGTGAGTACCATCTGGACCTGATCACCTCGGCACCGACGGTTGTCTACGAGGTGGTCACCACCGGGGGCGAAACCCTGCGCGTGGAGAACCCGGCGGACCTCCCCGCGGCGAATCGCATCGCAGAGATTCGGGAGCCGATCGTGCAGGCGAACATGCTGATGCCGCCCGAGCACCTCGGCAACGTCATCAATCTCTGCATCGAGAAGCGGGGTGTCCAGCGCTCGCTCCAGTATCTCGGCCGGCAGGTTGCGTTGGTGTACGAACTGCCTCTGAGCGAAGTCGTGCTCGACTTCTTCGACCGGCTCAAGTCGCTCAGCCGGGGCTACGCCTCGCTGGATTACCAATTCGTCCGTTTCCAGGCCGCGGACCTGGTGAAGCTCGACATCCTGGTGAACGCCGAGCGGGTGGACGCCCTGTCGATCATCGTGCACCGCGACCAGGCCTTCGCGCGCGGGCGAGACCTCTGCGAGCGCATGCGGGAGATCATCCCGCGCCAGATGTACGAGGTCGCAATCCAGGCGGCGATCGGGTCCCACATCGTGGCCCGCCAGTCGGTGAAGGCCCTGCGCAAGAACGTCACGGCGAAGTGCTACGGTGGAGACGTGACCCGCAAGCGCAAGCTGCTGGAGAAGCAGAAGGCGGGTAAGCGCAGGATGAAGCAATTCGGCAAGATCGAGATCCCGCAGGAGGCGTTTCTCGCCGTCCTGCAGGTCGGGAAGAAGACATGA
- the lepB gene encoding signal peptidase I, which translates to MKIDFATLLFGFVLASGVLWLLDAVSFAPARRRRAEASGRPMPPRPRLFEYARSFFPIFLAVLLLRSFLVEPFRIPSGSMLPTLLIGDFILVNKFTYGIRLPVVDRKVFEIGSPQRGDIVVFRYPEDPSVPFIKRVVGLPGDRIGYFHKTLYVNGKEVAQEPAGTYRGSGSGAVMSGADVRREALQPVVHEILVQPSAPSVEGEMVVPDGHYFVMGDNRDNSRDSRYWGTVPDANLIGKAFLIWFSWDWAGGEINLGRVGNPVR; encoded by the coding sequence ATGAAGATCGATTTCGCGACGTTGCTGTTCGGTTTCGTTCTGGCGAGTGGCGTCCTCTGGCTGCTCGACGCCGTGTCGTTCGCGCCTGCGCGGCGCCGCAGGGCCGAGGCAAGCGGCAGGCCGATGCCGCCGCGGCCCCGTCTGTTCGAATACGCACGGTCGTTCTTTCCCATCTTCCTGGCCGTTCTGCTCCTGAGGTCGTTCCTGGTCGAGCCGTTCCGCATCCCGTCCGGGTCCATGTTGCCCACCCTGCTCATCGGGGACTTCATCCTGGTGAACAAGTTCACCTACGGGATCCGGCTGCCGGTCGTGGACCGCAAGGTCTTCGAGATCGGTAGTCCACAGCGGGGCGACATCGTGGTGTTCCGCTACCCGGAAGACCCCTCCGTGCCTTTCATCAAACGGGTGGTCGGTCTGCCCGGGGACCGTATCGGGTACTTCCACAAGACCCTGTACGTGAACGGCAAGGAAGTCGCGCAGGAGCCCGCCGGAACCTATCGAGGGAGCGGATCGGGTGCCGTGATGAGCGGCGCCGACGTTCGTCGCGAGGCGCTGCAGCCGGTGGTCCACGAGATCCTGGTGCAGCCGTCGGCCCCGTCGGTGGAAGGAGAGATGGTCGTGCCGGACGGCCACTACTTCGTGATGGGGGACAATCGCGACAACAGCCGCGACAGCCGGTACTGGGGCACGGTACCGGACGCCAACCTCATCGGAAAGGCCTTTCTCATCTGGTTCAGTTGGGACTGGGCCGGCGGGGAGATCAACCTCGGCCGGGTCGGCAACCCCGTTCGGTAA
- a CDS encoding DUF4845 domain-containing protein — MNTLRKQMGMTVIGWVLTLVVLAFGVLFVLRLVPLYTESFKIDQALSSIIRDPSTADSSRAEIVKRFVARMSIDDVDRFDSEEKVKDSLTVEKGNGRTVIRMQYQTLAPLVGNLSILADWDKEVSRP, encoded by the coding sequence ATGAATACGCTGCGTAAACAGATGGGCATGACGGTGATCGGCTGGGTCTTGACGCTCGTGGTGCTGGCCTTCGGGGTGCTCTTCGTGCTGCGGCTCGTGCCCCTGTACACGGAGAGCTTCAAGATCGACCAAGCCCTCAGCTCCATCATCCGCGACCCGTCCACGGCGGACAGCAGCCGCGCCGAGATCGTCAAGAGATTCGTGGCGCGCATGAGCATCGACGACGTGGACCGCTTCGACAGTGAGGAGAAGGTCAAGGATTCCCTCACGGTGGAGAAGGGCAACGGGCGCACCGTCATCCGGATGCAGTACCAGACGCTCGCGCCGCTGGTCGGGAATCTCTCGATTCTCGCCGACTGGGACAAGGAGGTCAGCCGTCCGTAG
- the rnc gene encoding ribonuclease III: MARGRLVSQLAPRFARPELLERALTHRSAGGDHNERLEFLGDAVLGFLVSEELFRRFGDACEGDLTRLRARLVRESTLADLARGGGLGEDLRLGGGELKSGGRNRDSILADALEAVIGAVYLDAGVDGCRELVLGLYADLLAGIEPGQIEKDPKTRLQEWLQGRRLPLPTYAVTRVTGDAHDQVFAVVCEVQGLGLFAAGEGASRRGAEQVAAGHLLAQLAGSPPGRGGAPRDER; the protein is encoded by the coding sequence ATGGCCCGCGGCCGGCTGGTGTCGCAGCTCGCCCCCCGGTTCGCGCGGCCGGAGCTCCTCGAGCGCGCCTTGACCCACCGCAGCGCCGGGGGAGACCACAACGAACGGCTGGAGTTTCTCGGCGACGCGGTGCTCGGCTTCCTCGTCAGCGAGGAGCTGTTCCGGCGCTTCGGGGATGCCTGCGAGGGAGACCTGACCCGTCTGAGGGCCCGCCTCGTGCGGGAGTCGACGCTCGCAGACCTCGCCAGGGGCGGGGGGCTTGGCGAGGACCTGAGGCTCGGGGGCGGGGAGCTCAAGAGTGGTGGGCGCAATCGTGATTCGATCCTCGCCGACGCCCTCGAGGCGGTGATCGGAGCGGTCTACCTGGACGCAGGGGTCGACGGGTGCCGCGAGCTCGTGCTCGGCCTCTACGCAGACCTGCTCGCCGGCATCGAGCCGGGGCAGATCGAGAAGGACCCGAAGACCCGCCTGCAGGAATGGCTCCAGGGGAGGCGCCTGCCGCTCCCCACGTACGCCGTCACCCGCGTGACGGGCGACGCCCACGACCAGGTCTTCGCCGTCGTGTGCGAGGTGCAGGGGCTCGGGCTCTTCGCCGCGGGTGAAGGGGCGAGCCGACGGGGGGCGGAGCAGGTTGCGGCGGGGCACCTGCTCGCCCAACTGGCAGGCTCTCCTCCGGGGCGGGGCGGTGCTCCCCGCGACGAGCGTTAG
- the era gene encoding GTPase Era codes for MDTDDRVTRCGFVAIVGRPNVGKSTLLNHLVGQKVSITSSKPQTTRHRVIGIKTAQGAQAIYVDTPGLHGGRGRAIDRAMSRAALGALQDVDLVVFVVEALRWTGDDARVAERLRDLRVPAILAVNKVDRVERKEDLLPYLEELGTRGSFAEVIPVSARAGIQLDVLEREVGCRLPESAPLFSTDQVTDRSERFLAGEIIREKLMRRLGQEVPYRLTVEIERFSEEGVTTKIDAVIWVETPGQKAIVIGAEGKMLKAVGAEARADIERMLEKRVYLGLWVKVREGWSDDDRALRQLGYDG; via the coding sequence ATGGATACGGACGACAGGGTGACGAGGTGTGGGTTCGTGGCCATCGTCGGCCGCCCGAACGTGGGCAAGTCGACCCTGCTGAACCACCTGGTCGGACAGAAGGTCAGCATCACGTCCTCCAAGCCCCAGACGACCCGTCACCGGGTCATCGGCATCAAGACGGCGCAGGGTGCCCAGGCCATCTACGTCGACACGCCGGGTCTGCACGGGGGCCGGGGGCGCGCCATCGATCGGGCCATGAGCCGGGCGGCCCTGGGCGCCCTGCAGGACGTGGACCTCGTGGTCTTCGTCGTCGAGGCCCTGCGTTGGACTGGGGACGATGCACGGGTCGCGGAGCGGTTGCGGGATCTCCGCGTTCCCGCCATCCTGGCGGTCAACAAGGTGGACCGGGTCGAGCGAAAGGAGGACCTGCTGCCCTACCTGGAAGAGTTGGGTACGCGCGGCTCCTTCGCGGAGGTCATCCCGGTCTCGGCGCGCGCGGGCATCCAGCTCGACGTCCTGGAGCGTGAGGTCGGGTGTCGCCTTCCGGAGTCCGCCCCGCTCTTCTCGACGGACCAAGTGACGGACCGCAGCGAGCGTTTTCTCGCCGGGGAGATCATCCGTGAGAAGCTGATGCGCCGGCTGGGGCAGGAGGTCCCGTACCGTCTGACGGTCGAGATCGAGCGCTTCTCGGAAGAGGGCGTGACTACGAAGATCGACGCCGTCATCTGGGTCGAGACGCCCGGCCAGAAGGCCATCGTCATCGGGGCCGAAGGCAAGATGTTGAAGGCGGTGGGTGCGGAGGCGCGCGCGGACATCGAGCGCATGCTCGAGAAGCGGGTCTATCTTGGTCTCTGGGTGAAGGTCCGGGAGGGGTGGTCGGACGACGACCGGGCGCTGCGCCAGTTGGGGTACGACGGATAG
- the recO gene encoding DNA repair protein RecO: MRAQLEPAYVLHRRPYRETSLLVEALTREHGRIGLVARGAQGERSRLRGTLQPFVPLLLSWSGQQELMSLTGAEGAGGGTLPARALLSGFYLNELLIRLLPRLDPHPAIYDAYAEALAGLARREVEEAVLRVFEKRLLGSLGYGLVLGGADCTGNPLDPEGTYRYQVETGAIPGDSSGEGVTVRGATLLAVAEERVSDQRSAREAKQLMRYVLRHYLGDRPLESRSLFRRPGEGQET, translated from the coding sequence ATGCGCGCACAGCTCGAGCCGGCCTACGTCCTGCACCGCAGGCCTTACCGGGAGACGAGCCTGCTGGTCGAGGCGCTGACGCGGGAACACGGCCGGATCGGCCTCGTGGCGCGCGGGGCCCAGGGGGAGCGCTCGCGCCTGAGGGGAACGCTGCAGCCCTTCGTCCCGCTGCTCCTCTCCTGGAGCGGGCAGCAGGAGTTGATGTCCCTGACCGGGGCCGAGGGCGCAGGGGGTGGAACGCTTCCGGCCCGGGCGCTTCTCTCGGGCTTCTACCTGAACGAGCTCCTGATCCGCCTGCTGCCCCGCCTCGATCCCCACCCTGCGATCTACGACGCGTACGCCGAGGCCCTGGCCGGCCTTGCACGGCGCGAGGTGGAGGAGGCGGTCCTGCGGGTCTTCGAGAAGCGGCTCCTGGGCTCTCTCGGCTACGGGCTGGTCCTCGGTGGCGCCGACTGCACCGGCAACCCCCTCGACCCCGAGGGCACGTACCGCTACCAGGTGGAGACGGGGGCCATCCCGGGCGACTCGAGCGGCGAAGGGGTGACCGTCCGGGGGGCCACCCTGTTGGCGGTGGCCGAAGAGCGGGTCAGCGATCAGCGGTCGGCGCGGGAGGCCAAGCAACTCATGCGCTACGTGCTTCGGCACTATCTGGGGGACCGCCCGCTGGAGAGCCGGTCCCTCTTTCGCAGGCCGGGCGAGGGGCAGGAGACGTGA
- the pdxJ gene encoding pyridoxine 5'-phosphate synthase gives MSERDEILLGVNVDHVATLRQTRGTRYPDPVQAAIDAEQAGADGVTVHLREDRRHIQVRDLEVLREVLLTRMNLEMAVTADGLAVAERIRPADCCLVPERREELTTEGGLDVAGNLAAVRDACQRLAAAGVRTSLFIDPDPRQVEASLQAGAPVVEVHTGRFADARDRAEQARELARIGSVAALARTAGLQVNAGHGLNYQNVQAVAAIPEVCELNIGHAIIARALFTGIGEAVREMKRLMREARR, from the coding sequence GTGTCGGAGAGGGACGAGATCCTGCTGGGCGTGAACGTCGACCACGTGGCGACCCTCCGTCAGACCCGGGGAACGCGCTATCCGGATCCGGTCCAGGCGGCGATCGACGCGGAGCAGGCCGGGGCCGACGGGGTCACCGTTCATCTGCGGGAGGACCGGCGGCACATCCAGGTGCGCGACCTGGAGGTCCTGCGAGAGGTCCTGCTGACCCGGATGAACCTGGAGATGGCTGTCACCGCCGACGGCCTGGCGGTGGCCGAGCGGATTCGCCCGGCCGACTGCTGCCTGGTGCCGGAGCGCCGGGAGGAGCTCACGACCGAGGGTGGGCTCGACGTCGCGGGAAATCTCGCGGCGGTGCGCGACGCCTGCCAGCGCCTGGCGGCTGCGGGGGTGCGCACGTCGCTCTTCATCGACCCGGACCCCCGTCAGGTCGAGGCGTCCCTGCAGGCCGGAGCCCCCGTCGTCGAGGTGCACACCGGGAGGTTCGCCGACGCCCGGGACCGCGCCGAGCAAGCCCGAGAGCTCGCCCGCATCGGGAGCGTGGCCGCCTTGGCGCGAACCGCTGGCCTGCAGGTGAACGCGGGGCACGGCCTGAACTACCAGAACGTCCAGGCGGTCGCCGCCATCCCCGAGGTGTGCGAACTGAACATCGGGCACGCCATCATCGCCCGGGCGCTCTTCACCGGCATCGGCGAGGCGGTGCGTGAGATGAAGCGGCTGATGCGGGAGGCCCGCCGGTGA
- a CDS encoding holo-ACP synthase, with protein MILGIGVDVVRVSRMQSIVDRFGGRFPQRILTGEELEELPGRRRSAPFLAKRFAAKEALVKALGTGFRFGVGPRDIGVRHDPLGRPYLVFSAVAQGLLDARGVAESHLSLADEEDLAVAFVTLLRQLQDSNP; from the coding sequence GTGATCCTGGGCATCGGCGTGGACGTCGTGCGGGTCTCGCGGATGCAGTCGATCGTGGACCGCTTCGGCGGGCGCTTCCCACAGCGCATCCTGACGGGGGAGGAGTTGGAGGAGCTGCCGGGCAGGCGCCGCTCCGCACCGTTCCTCGCCAAGCGGTTCGCCGCCAAGGAGGCCCTGGTCAAGGCCCTCGGTACCGGTTTCCGCTTCGGCGTCGGCCCGCGCGACATCGGGGTGCGCCACGACCCGCTGGGACGGCCGTATCTCGTCTTCTCCGCCGTGGCCCAGGGGCTGCTCGATGCGCGCGGTGTCGCCGAGAGTCACCTCAGTCTCGCGGACGAGGAAGACCTGGCCGTCGCCTTCGTGACCCTCCTGAGGCAGCTCCAGGACTCCAACCCCTGA